In Tolypothrix sp. NIES-4075, the following proteins share a genomic window:
- a CDS encoding PqqD family protein: protein MTLQIALNQKVSLSANVLTQDLAGESVLLNLQSEEYFSQNEVGTKIFFVLTESDSIQTAYDTLLKEYDVEPEKLKQDLLKFIDKLVKAGLVEITDS from the coding sequence ATGACACTACAAATAGCCTTAAATCAAAAAGTGTCCTTATCTGCAAATGTTCTAACTCAAGACTTAGCAGGGGAATCAGTTTTACTGAATCTGCAAAGCGAAGAATATTTTAGTCAAAACGAAGTTGGTACAAAAATATTCTTTGTGCTAACAGAGTCAGATTCTATCCAGACAGCTTACGACACCTTGCTAAAAGAGTATGATGTCGAGCCAGAGAAGTTAAAACAAGACTTGCTCAAGTTTATTGATAAATTGGTTAAGGCTGGACTAGTGGAAATTACTGATTCTTAA
- a CDS encoding HPr kinase/phosphorylase, which yields MSIQNDDYYYQFYGLNISINRLLPGLVTVNSSAPIDVAIHLVGEQQSQLPLLDQAFWNVPLEWYQQTGFHLWTAHRDDGTYWRIRSFDGVDCLEFILNPDGSQVWGFWSRDAIFTDAVSLLLGCVLGHLLRLRGVTCLHASVVAVDGSAIAILGQSGAGKSTTAAALASRGFSVLADDIAALIPDEKRFWVQSAYPRLRLWPNSVNAIHGSIEDLSLVSTSLDKRFIDLQIKDREQWQFQPQALPLIAVYILGERDQNLTAPIVNYLSLPEAMKHLMFNSYGRALLTSQQCRQEFQELGQLAKTVPVRELLLPDNLGNLGQIYDVILENLRLIHTLV from the coding sequence ATGTCGATTCAAAACGATGACTATTACTATCAATTTTATGGACTCAACATATCTATTAATAGACTGCTCCCAGGGTTAGTTACTGTTAACAGTTCTGCACCGATAGATGTTGCAATTCACCTAGTTGGTGAACAGCAGAGTCAACTGCCATTACTCGACCAAGCTTTTTGGAATGTGCCGCTTGAGTGGTATCAACAAACAGGCTTCCATTTGTGGACAGCGCACCGGGATGACGGCACTTACTGGAGGATACGGTCTTTTGATGGGGTTGATTGCTTGGAATTCATCTTGAATCCTGATGGTAGTCAAGTTTGGGGCTTTTGGTCTAGAGATGCAATATTTACGGATGCGGTATCTTTGCTGCTGGGTTGTGTACTTGGTCATCTGTTACGGCTGCGGGGAGTGACTTGTCTTCATGCCAGTGTGGTTGCGGTTGATGGTAGCGCGATCGCCATTTTAGGACAATCAGGCGCAGGTAAATCAACCACAGCAGCAGCGTTGGCTAGCCGTGGATTCTCGGTATTGGCAGATGATATTGCCGCACTTATTCCTGATGAAAAAAGGTTTTGGGTACAGTCTGCTTATCCTCGTCTACGCCTGTGGCCTAATTCTGTAAATGCCATTCACGGCTCAATAGAAGATTTATCGCTGGTATCAACTAGTCTAGATAAACGCTTTATAGATTTGCAAATAAAAGATAGAGAACAGTGGCAGTTTCAACCCCAAGCTTTGCCATTAATTGCTGTGTACATATTAGGAGAACGTGACCAAAACCTCACAGCACCCATAGTTAATTACCTCTCTCTCCCTGAAGCAATGAAGCATCTAATGTTCAATTCCTATGGACGTGCTTTACTCACTTCTCAACAGTGTAGACAGGAGTTTCAAGAATTAGGTCAATTGGCAAAGACTGTTCCTGTGCGGGAGTTATTACTTCCTGATAATTTGGGAAATTTGGGGCAAATTTATGATGTTATTTTAGAAAACTTGCGCTTGATTCATACTTTGGTTTAG
- a CDS encoding glycosyltransferase family 4 protein, producing the protein MRVLMIGAGGVALTRPLDWVVKAGYEVWLLGDVDPYETEAPKNYRYFPTVWRKYLEEFTNTYPYEDQMAEEMAEPLRKLADEFQPDIIHVHAIGWHAQCCVLANLSPLVVSAWGFLNHLLQPEREQSKHNDRVSQVFNNTGVLIVETPSLIEKSKALLNSNQRVELIPLGTNPQHFRSGVTKDLPKWRREILKIDEEATILLSPRGWSNVYNHEQIFTAYAQAYPQFIKPTVLVFSKLGRAGGEEAVVIYESIRKKAEELGLLENLRWMPGLPYNLMPTGYNLADVIINYPVSDAFPSTLIEAVACERPVITCDLLAYRGTFIEEFCTLVEPENPDALAEAMIKVVNQPPQEREAHLAQARQVIVEEYDEAILQKRLFQIYEDVASTTKLISA; encoded by the coding sequence ATGCGTGTACTGATGATTGGTGCTGGGGGCGTTGCCTTGACAAGACCCTTAGATTGGGTAGTTAAAGCAGGTTATGAAGTTTGGCTACTAGGAGATGTAGACCCCTATGAAACCGAAGCTCCCAAAAATTATCGCTATTTCCCCACTGTTTGGCGAAAGTATCTAGAGGAGTTTACCAACACCTACCCATACGAAGATCAGATGGCTGAGGAAATGGCGGAGCCGTTACGTAAGCTTGCAGACGAATTCCAGCCTGATATTATCCATGTCCACGCCATTGGTTGGCACGCCCAGTGTTGTGTCCTGGCGAATTTAAGCCCTCTTGTCGTCTCTGCTTGGGGCTTTTTAAATCATTTGCTACAACCAGAAAGGGAACAAAGCAAGCATAACGATAGGGTTAGCCAAGTGTTTAATAACACTGGTGTACTGATTGTAGAGACACCAAGTTTGATAGAAAAATCCAAAGCACTGCTGAATTCTAATCAACGGGTAGAATTAATTCCTTTAGGGACAAACCCCCAACATTTTCGCTCTGGAGTCACAAAAGATTTACCAAAATGGCGACGGGAAATATTGAAGATTGATGAAGAAGCCACAATTCTGCTTTCGCCCCGTGGTTGGTCTAATGTGTACAACCATGAGCAGATATTTACAGCCTATGCACAGGCTTATCCCCAATTCATAAAACCGACGGTACTCGTCTTTTCAAAGCTAGGGCGTGCCGGCGGGGAAGAAGCAGTAGTTATTTACGAAAGCATCCGCAAAAAAGCAGAAGAACTTGGCTTATTAGAAAATCTGCGCTGGATGCCTGGCCTACCTTATAATCTCATGCCTACAGGCTACAACTTAGCAGATGTGATTATCAATTATCCCGTCAGTGATGCCTTTCCTTCGACACTAATTGAAGCAGTTGCCTGTGAACGCCCAGTTATTACCTGTGATTTGTTAGCTTATCGAGGCACTTTTATTGAAGAATTTTGTACTTTGGTAGAACCGGAAAACCCAGATGCTCTAGCAGAGGCAATGATTAAAGTTGTCAATCAACCTCCCCAAGAGCGAGAAGCACATCTTGCACAAGCACGACAAGTTATTGTCGAGGAATATGATGAAGCAATTTTACAAAAGCGACTATTTCAAATATATGAGGATGTAGCATCTACTACTAAGCTCATCTCTGCCTAA